TTTATGACGGCGGGAAAGGCATCATGCATGGCGGTGCTGTGGCTGTATAAGCCACTGGCGAGGATAATCCCCCCGCCGCCCACTGCCCCCGCCAGCGGAATCGCCCCTCGTCGCCAGAGGATCACCCCCGCCGCTGCCCATGCCAGACCGCGCACCCACCAAAGCGCCCCAAAGCGGGTGTTTAAAAGAACTATCCCCAATTCCGGCGTGCGAACGGCGCTGATTAAGGGGACGCCCGCAACCTGTGCTGTGTGGTGGACAAGCATCAGGATAGCGCTCACCCCGCCCACCCACCATCCAGCAACAAGGTAGCGCCGGACAATGGGGAAATCGCGCCCGATCCAGGCTAAAAACCCCGCCCCACCGAGGAGCATCGCCGCACCAAGGAGGTTCAGCGCCCGAATCACCCCACCTTCCAACGGAAATGCCGCTGTATTCGCCGCCACATCGTCCTGCTGCGGCAGAGCAACCCCTATGCTAAAGATGAAGTTTCCCTGTGTGGTATGCCCATCCGCTGTCGAAACCACCGTCCACTGCACAGTATAGACATCTTCGGGAAGTTCGCCGGGCGTCATCGAAAGCTGTTTCGCATCGCCAAGAACAAGATCACTTTGGGTGGAGAGTGGCTTTCCGTCCGTACCCCGCACCGTAAACGCGCTAAAGGCGGGTTCAAGTGGCTCACTGAAAAAGAGGCGGATTGTTTCCGGCGGCGTGGCGAGGATCGCCCCGGCGGGCGGATCAGAGGCGATCAGATCGGCGTGGGCGTGAGCGGGACTTACTACCCCAAAGGTAGCGAGAAGGGCAACCCCCCCCAAAAAACACAGGACAAGAGTAAGGCGGTGTGATAAGCGCATGTGCCGATCTTAACGCATTTCTCGCCGTAGGGTCGCCCTTTAAGTACAGGCAAGAAGAACGTTTTTACCCCGTATTTATCGAAAGGAGCAGATTGGAGGGACTTCCCCCCTCAAAAAAGTGTAAGCCCCCTCTACCGCGTAGCGGTAGAGGGGGCTGGAGGGCGAGGGTCTGTGTGTAAGATGAGGTTCTAATCCACTATCATTGCAGTACCCTCACTGGTTGGACGGCAGCCAGCCTTCTTACAAGAAGGACAGGCGTCGTTCGTTTGCCCTTGATCACCACCGCCTGCCCATGGGTAAGTCTATCGTGCTAAGCGGGGCTGTCAACCACTGAGGGGTCAATCTCGTTGAAAAATACTGTAGGGAAAGGCTGCCGAGGTATCGTTGATTTAAGACCCGCTATGCCTCCAAGGGAATGGCGCACGCCTCATCATCACAACAGTCAACATCAGCCGACTCACCGACCATCTGGATAGGCTTTGGCGCATCTGCCCAAGCAAGGCTCAGCGCCCGCGTAAAGACTTCCACAGGTTGTGCGCCGGAAATGGCATATTTCTCGTCAAAGAGGAAGAATGGCACACTCTGAACACCCATATCACGAGCGCGGGAAATATCCCCACGAACAGCCGCCGCGTAGGTTCCCGTGTTCAACATCGCCCCCACCGCCGCCCCATCTAACCCAATCTTACGGGCAAGCTGAACCAGCGTTTCATGGTCAGCAACAGACAGCCCATCCGTGAAATAGGCAGTTTGGAGGCGTTCTTTCATTGCGCTCTGACGCCCAATCTCTGCTGCCATATGAAGCACACGATGGGCGTCAAAGGAATTCACGCTCTGTGTCCGTTCCATGTGAAAGATAAGCCCTTCTTCGGCTGCCACATCCGTCACGCGGCGTTGCATTCCTTCTGCCTGCTGATGACTGATCCCGTACTTCTTGGCTAACACCTCTGTGAGTGTTTTTGTCGATTGGCGCGGGGCATTGGGGTCAAGCTGAAAACTACGCCAGACAATTTCGACCTGATCGCGGGCGTCAAAGTCGGCTAATGCCGCTTCCAATCGCCGCCGTCCAACATAACACCAGGGGCAGGCAATATCCGACCAAATTTCAATCTTCATGCGAATTCCTTTGGTTTACCAATGAACGCGGCACCTTCGTCTATTTACAGCGGCACAGGGGCAAAACGCCCATAGATTGTGTTGACATTGTAACCCCAGTGATCCCGCCTCTAAAGCAGCAGCCACCCCTGCCCCGTACACAGAGAGAGGTAGTCTCTCTGTGTACGGGGCAGGGGGGTAGGAGGGATAGGGGTTCTGAACCAAAAAAATCAACATAACCTAGTAACCGTTGTTGCAAGTTTAAAAAGGTCACGGACAGCATACAAACGATAGTTATCCAACTGTAGGGGGTATGCGCCGTAACTACGGAAGAGTTTATCATCGCTGTGTTCTGTGCGATAGATGAGCGGATGCCCAATGTGCCCAAACACGCGCAAGCCAAGCAGTATCGGAGTGAACTGGTCACGATTGGGGTGCTGGTTGCCCTCAAAGGAGGCTGCTTTCGTGCCTTCTTCCGCTGGCTGGTGCGCGATTCGATGGGCTGTTCGGCGGACTGCCGCATCGCTCTCATACCCATTTTGAAGCCATCTAGCCTATGTGGTTGCCATGTTCAACGTGCTGCTCGGACTCAATCGCACTTTACAGCCGGAGGCTGATCCCCTGGATCGCCTCTACTATCTTGCTCAGTTTGCTCTGTGAACTAGCCCCAACGGTTACTAGAACGGGTCGCCCTTTTTTTCCTATTTTCCTACCGTCCGAAAATGTGGGTAACTGCCGTCGCTCCCACCGCGCCGAGACTCTGCGCCATCCCAATTTTAGCATCCTTGATCTGGTTCGCGCCCGCCGCCCCTCGCAATTGCAAGACGACCTCCACCACCTGATAGACGCCCGTCGCCCCGATGGGGTTCCCACGACTTTTCAACCCACCAAAGGTGCTGATTGGAAGTGTCCCCGCTGGCATAATCGCGCCTTCTGCTGCCAGTTTCCAGCCTTCGCCCCGTCCGGCAAAACCGCTCGCCTCCAGCGCCAGCGTGGAGAGGATCGTTGCCGCATCGTGGATTTCAGCGAAACTGATCTCATCGGGGGTCAGGTTTGCCTGCCGAAAGGCGCGATCTGCTGACTGCTTGACCGCTGTCAGAAAGAGCGGATCGGTACGCTCATGAACAGCAAGGGCGTCCGTCCCCACTGCGCTTGCCAAAACGCGGATCGGGTTGGCGGTGAGGTCGGCGGCGCGTTCCGCCGTCGTCAAGATCACTGCCGCCGCGCCGTCGGCATCGGGGGCAACATCAAAGAGGTTGATCGGCTCTGCCACCACCGGAGCGGCGGCGAATCGCTCTGCCTTGATCTGGTTTTTGTACATCGCCAGGGGGTTCTTCCCGCCATTGGCATGGGCGTTCACACTGAAATTGGCAAAGCCAGTGAGATTGACCTTGTATTCGTGAAGGTAGCGCCGCATGAGCAGCGCCGCCACCCCAACGGGTGTTGCCCCATGTGCCGCCTCATACTCGGAGTCTAGCATCGTCGCCAGGGCTTTCCCGCGCCCGGATCCAACGACATCGGTCACTTTTTCGACACCCAAGACCATGACCGTATCCGCCGCGCCGCTGGCAATCATCAGACAGCCATAGCGGAACGCCAACCCACCAGAGGCATCTGCCCCTTCAACGTGGACGGCTTCAATGCCGCGCATCCCAACGTAATCGGCAATCAACGGCGCAACATGGTTCTGCCCGCTGATCGTCCCACCAAGCGCATTGCCAATCACGAGGGCGTCAATCCCCGCCACATTCGATTCAGTCAAGGCGGCGCGTACTGCATCTCCGGCAAGGTCACGAAAGCCCACATTCCAATGTTCCCCAACAGGCGTCATCCCAACGCCAACCACAGCGACTTCACGCATAGCGCTTTACTCCTTTAACTTTCCACGGTAACGACTGTACAGGGCATAGTCAATTTGCGTTCGGCGGGCGATGTAATCGCGGGTCTTGGGGGCGCGGTTTTGCCGTTCGGTAATTTTCTCCGTGACGCGCAGATCGAAGGCATCCGAGCCAGCGCCGCTGCCATAGCTCACCACAAAGACACGATCCCCGGGTTTGGCACTATCCAAGACGGCGGAAAGCCCCAAGAGGCACGATCCGGCATAGACATTTCCCACATCATTCGCCAACAGCCCTGTTTTGAACTGCTCTGGCTTGAAACCGAGCGTTAGTGCCGCACGTTCGGGAAACTTCACATTCGGCTGGTGAAAGACAGCGTGTGTGTAGTCGGCGGGGGTTGTCCCCATCAATTCCATGAGCGTTGCCGCAGCGCTTTGGGTGTGATGGAAATAGGCGGGTTCGCCGGTGAACCGATCCCCATGTTGGGGATATTTTTCCTCTGCCCGCCGCCAAAAGTCTGGGGTATCGGTGACAAAACTATACGACCCCTGAAAGACCGCCAACGCTTCGGCTGCGGGTCCAACGATGTAGCCCGCCCCGCCCGATGCCGCCGTGTATTCGAGGGCGTCACCCGGGCGCCCTTGTGCCGTATCCATGCCAATGCTCAGAGCATAGTGCGCCATGTTTGAGCCAACCAAGCCAATCGAGGCTTGAAGGGCTTCCGATCCCGCTTTGCAGGCGAATTCCCAATCCGCTGCTTGTGTGTTGGGAACAGCGCCAATTGCCTCAGCGACGATGGTGCTGGTAGGTTTTACGGCGTAAGGGTGACTTTCCGACCCCACCCACACGGCGCGGATGTGCGTCGGATCAATCCCGGCACGGGCAAGGGCGTTCCGCGCCGCCTCAATGGACATGGTGATTACGTCCTCGTCCAAGCCGGCGACTGCTTTTTCTTTGATTGGCGAGCCGCCCAAGCCGCCCGTCCAGACCCGTGCCACTTCTGTACCGGGAAGGCGATAGCGCGGAACATACGCGCCGTACCCGATGATCCCGACCTCTCGATCCGGGTGGAGGACGCTCCGCCCGCCATTGAATGCTGTCATGGTTTATCTCCTTGATTCATAAATTCCGCCACCAGCGCCACCGCCCGATCCAGCCGGATGTTCCCCTCGGCAAGCATGATCTCAACAATGCGCAGCACAAGCGCCGGGGGTGCACCTGCCGCCGCCGCCAATTGACGGGCGTGCAAACTCATATGCCCGCGTTGAATTCCCTCCGTTGCCAAAGCGCGGATTGCGGCGAGGTTTTGCGCCAAGCCAACGGCGGCGATTACCTCTGCTAATTCTCGCGCTCCGCTTACGCCGAGAATCTTCATGGCGACTTTTGCTGTCGGATGAACGCGGGTTGCCCCCCCAACCGTCCCCACTGCCAGCGGGACGGTCATTGCCCCCCGCAAATCACCCTGATCATCCGCCGTCCATGTGGCGAGGGCGGTGTAATGCCCCTCGCGGGCGGCGTAAGCGTGCGCCCCCGCCTCCAACGCCCGCCAATCGTTCCCAGTGGCAAGGCACACGGCATCCATCCCGTTCATAATCCCCTTGTTGTGGGTTGTTGCTCGGTAGGGATCAACCTCGGCAAAGGCGGACGCTTCCTCAATGGCGCGGACAACTGTTTTGCCCTCCGTCTCGCCCGTCGCTAGTTCAGCGGCGGGGATACGACAGGTAGCGGTTGCCTTGCGCCGATCTGTCAGATTGCTCAGGATTTTTAAGCCCACCCGTCCACCCGTCGCTGCCTCAATATGCGGGGCAAGGGCTTCGCAAGCGGTGTTTACCGCGTTCGCCCCCATCGCATCGCGGGTGTCATAGAGTAGATGGACGATCACCATCCCCCCAACGCGGGTATTCGGGAAACGGCGCACCTCAATAGCCCGCGCCCCGCCGCCCCGTTTTACAATGGATGACGAAGGATCATTGGCTAGAGCAATCAGTTTCTCGCGATTTGCTAGAACTGCCGCCGCCGCGCTGTCAACATCCGGCACCCCCAACACTTGAATCTGCCCGATCATGATTGGTTCGTCGGTTGTCACGGTAAAGCCGCTGCCCGCCCGTGCCAGCTTTGCCGCAAAACTACAGGCGGCGACGATACTCGGTTCTTCAACAACCATCGGCACAAGGTGTTCGCGCCCGTTGACAAGAAAATTCGTGGCGATTCCCATCGGAAGCGCATGAACACCAATCACGTTCTCAATCATTTGGTCAGCCTGGTCAAGAGGCAGTCCGGCGCTCAACACCGCCTGCTCCTCGGCTGAAAGATTTGCCCATGCCGCAACCTCCGCAGCACGTTCCGTCCGCGATTTTTGATAAAATCCGGGCAGCCGTGAGGAGGGACGGGGGGTATCCTGAGTCATGGCAAGTCACCTTTCCTTAGGCGGATTGTCGCATGGGAGTCGATGTGAGAGGTAGGGTGATAGGCTCTCAAAAGCTATCGATTTGTGAAAAAAGACGCGGGTTTCGTTACAATGCATTGTTCGCATACCTTGTGTGTCTTGCGGTGAAAATGAATATGAGACACACCTCACAACAAACAATACCAAAGAAATGAGGTTCTCAATCATGGGTCTTTCTCGCCCACCGATTCACGCTTTTGTTTTTGACCTCGATGGGGTCATCACCGATACCGCTGAATACCACTACCTTGCCTGGCAGCGCCTGTGTGACGAAGAAGGGCTATCCTTCAGCCGCGCCGACAATGATACCTTGCGCGGGTTATCCCGTCGGGACAGCCTTCTAAAAATCTTGAAGGGGGCAGCCATGCCCGAAGAACGCATGGAACAACTCATGACGCGGAAGAATGATTACTACCGCGACTTTCTGCGGAAGATCACCCCAACGGATTTGCTCCCCGGCGTGGGCGAATTCTTGCGTGCGGCACGAAAGAAAGGCATCCATTTGGGCTTGGCGTCAGCAAGCAAAAACGCCAAAGACGTGATCGAAAACTTGCAGGTGAGCGATTTTTTCGAGGCGGTGGGCGATGGCTATTCTGTCGTCAATTCTAAACCCGCCCCCGATTTATTCGTATGGGTTGCTGGACGTTTGGGTGTTCCTCCGGCGGAAGTCGTCATCTTCGAGGACGCGGAGGCAGGTGTAGAGGCAGCCCACGCCGCCGGAATGCGCGTCGTGGGGTTGGGACCCATCGAACGGTTAGGAAAGGCGGATATCCTTTATCCTGGGTTGGAGAGTGTCACCGTAGAGGCGGTCTTGATGGCTCTGGGGTAGTTGAGATTACACAAAGAACGCATTGAAACTTTTCCGCAGCGAATAGGTGACGGACGTTAATAAGCACGCAAACGATATAATGGACGCCGAGAACGTGAGTGGCTTTGCAGTCAAAACGAACCAGCAGGGCACAGAATTTGTTCAGGATGCACTATCCTTTTCCTTTCTCAAAAGTCTCAATCAGTTCATAGTCAATTTTGTTGTTTAGGAAATGAATATGGAATACCGTTTTCTGGGTCGCACAGGGGTGAAAGTTAGCCCGCTGTGCTTGGGTACTA
The genomic region above belongs to Anaerolineales bacterium and contains:
- a CDS encoding DsbA family oxidoreductase — protein: MKIEIWSDIACPWCYVGRRRLEAALADFDARDQVEIVWRSFQLDPNAPRQSTKTLTEVLAKKYGISHQQAEGMQRRVTDVAAEEGLIFHMERTQSVNSFDAHRVLHMAAEIGRQSAMKERLQTAYFTDGLSVADHETLVQLARKIGLDGAAVGAMLNTGTYAAAVRGDISRARDMGVQSVPFFLFDEKYAISGAQPVEVFTRALSLAWADAPKPIQMVGESADVDCCDDEACAIPLEA
- a CDS encoding thiolase domain-containing protein (Catalyzes the synthesis of acetoacetyl coenzyme A from two molecules of acetyl coenzyme A. It can also act as a thiolase, catalyzing the reverse reaction and generating two-carbon units from the four-carbon product of fatty acid oxidation), with the protein product MREVAVVGVGMTPVGEHWNVGFRDLAGDAVRAALTESNVAGIDALVIGNALGGTISGQNHVAPLIADYVGMRGIEAVHVEGADASGGLAFRYGCLMIASGAADTVMVLGVEKVTDVVGSGRGKALATMLDSEYEAAHGATPVGVAALLMRRYLHEYKVNLTGFANFSVNAHANGGKNPLAMYKNQIKAERFAAAPVVAEPINLFDVAPDADGAAAVILTTAERAADLTANPIRVLASAVGTDALAVHERTDPLFLTAVKQSADRAFRQANLTPDEISFAEIHDAATILSTLALEASGFAGRGEGWKLAAEGAIMPAGTLPISTFGGLKSRGNPIGATGVYQVVEVVLQLRGAAGANQIKDAKIGMAQSLGAVGATAVTHIFGR
- a CDS encoding hydroxymethylglutaryl-CoA synthase — protein: MTAFNGGRSVLHPDREVGIIGYGAYVPRYRLPGTEVARVWTGGLGGSPIKEKAVAGLDEDVITMSIEAARNALARAGIDPTHIRAVWVGSESHPYAVKPTSTIVAEAIGAVPNTQAADWEFACKAGSEALQASIGLVGSNMAHYALSIGMDTAQGRPGDALEYTAASGGAGYIVGPAAEALAVFQGSYSFVTDTPDFWRRAEEKYPQHGDRFTGEPAYFHHTQSAAATLMELMGTTPADYTHAVFHQPNVKFPERAALTLGFKPEQFKTGLLANDVGNVYAGSCLLGLSAVLDSAKPGDRVFVVSYGSGAGSDAFDLRVTEKITERQNRAPKTRDYIARRTQIDYALYSRYRGKLKE
- a CDS encoding hydroxymethylglutaryl-CoA reductase, degradative; protein product: MTQDTPRPSSRLPGFYQKSRTERAAEVAAWANLSAEEQAVLSAGLPLDQADQMIENVIGVHALPMGIATNFLVNGREHLVPMVVEEPSIVAACSFAAKLARAGSGFTVTTDEPIMIGQIQVLGVPDVDSAAAAVLANREKLIALANDPSSSIVKRGGGARAIEVRRFPNTRVGGMVIVHLLYDTRDAMGANAVNTACEALAPHIEAATGGRVGLKILSNLTDRRKATATCRIPAAELATGETEGKTVVRAIEEASAFAEVDPYRATTHNKGIMNGMDAVCLATGNDWRALEAGAHAYAAREGHYTALATWTADDQGDLRGAMTVPLAVGTVGGATRVHPTAKVAMKILGVSGARELAEVIAAVGLAQNLAAIRALATEGIQRGHMSLHARQLAAAAGAPPALVLRIVEIMLAEGNIRLDRAVALVAEFMNQGDKP
- the pgmB gene encoding beta-phosphoglucomutase, which codes for MGLSRPPIHAFVFDLDGVITDTAEYHYLAWQRLCDEEGLSFSRADNDTLRGLSRRDSLLKILKGAAMPEERMEQLMTRKNDYYRDFLRKITPTDLLPGVGEFLRAARKKGIHLGLASASKNAKDVIENLQVSDFFEAVGDGYSVVNSKPAPDLFVWVAGRLGVPPAEVVIFEDAEAGVEAAHAAGMRVVGLGPIERLGKADILYPGLESVTVEAVLMALG